A region from the uncultured Macellibacteroides sp. genome encodes:
- a CDS encoding NADH-quinone oxidoreductase subunit D has protein sequence MENIDNLNNEQLMTEEFVINIGPQHPATHGVLRVEVTLDGETVKDILPHLGYIHRGIEKMSEHMGYKQSIYLTSRMDYLSAHINNHACSLLIEKACGIEVPKRAKAIRLIMDELQRLTSHQLWWGSCAMDIGAVTPFFVGFRDRERILDLFEANTGNRLTMNYIVPGGVMRDVLPNFVSDVRDVLDEVKSNFKDYTKLITGNFIFRHRTQGVGYLTKESAISLGCTGPVARASGVQCDIRKLYPYDGYDKLDFKEITNPGCDSWARYFVRMEEMKQSIHIIEQLLENFPKGESRTKLKGVLRVPAGEYYQRVETARGELGVFMVSDGSTKPYRLKYRTPCFSNLGAVTAIGKGLKIADLMATMATIDLIVPDIDR, from the coding sequence ATGGAGAACATAGATAATTTGAACAACGAACAACTGATGACCGAAGAGTTCGTAATAAATATTGGTCCGCAACACCCTGCAACTCATGGTGTCTTGCGCGTAGAGGTAACACTAGACGGAGAAACTGTAAAAGATATTCTTCCACATTTGGGATATATTCACCGTGGCATCGAAAAGATGAGCGAACACATGGGCTATAAACAATCGATTTATCTGACCAGCAGAATGGATTATTTATCGGCTCACATTAACAATCATGCCTGCTCATTGCTTATAGAAAAGGCCTGTGGAATAGAAGTGCCCAAACGAGCAAAAGCGATTCGGTTGATAATGGATGAATTGCAGCGACTCACTTCTCATCAATTATGGTGGGGATCATGTGCCATGGATATTGGAGCCGTGACTCCATTTTTTGTAGGCTTCAGAGACAGGGAAAGGATTCTCGATCTTTTTGAAGCGAATACAGGCAATCGGCTTACAATGAATTACATCGTCCCCGGAGGAGTGATGCGGGATGTATTGCCCAACTTCGTTTCGGATGTACGGGATGTACTCGATGAAGTTAAAAGCAACTTTAAAGATTATACAAAGCTTATAACAGGTAATTTCATATTCCGTCATCGTACCCAAGGTGTTGGCTATCTAACGAAAGAATCAGCTATTTCGCTGGGATGTACAGGACCGGTGGCACGCGCTTCGGGGGTACAATGCGACATTCGCAAGTTATATCCATACGACGGCTACGACAAGTTAGATTTTAAAGAAATTACGAATCCAGGGTGCGACAGTTGGGCAAGATATTTTGTACGCATGGAAGAGATGAAGCAATCCATTCATATCATTGAGCAGCTGCTTGAAAATTTTCCCAAAGGAGAAAGCCGTACAAAGCTAAAGGGTGTATTAAGAGTTCCTGCTGGCGAATATTATCAACGGGTAGAAACAGCTCGCGGAGAATTGGGTGTATTTATGGTGAGCGACGGTTCAACAAAACCTTACCGTCTCAAATACCGCACCCCTTGTTTTTCGAACCTTGGAGCCGTTACAGCCATTGGAAAAGGTCTGAAAATAGCCGACTTAATGGCTACGATGGCTACGATTGATTTAATAGTTCCGGACATAGACAGATAA